A window from Neobacillus sp. PS3-40 encodes these proteins:
- the atpD gene encoding F0F1 ATP synthase subunit beta, translating into MNKGRVVQVMGPVVDVKFESGHLPEIYNALKINSKARNESEVDINLTFEVALHLGDDTVRTIAMASTDGLTRGLEVTDTGAPISVPVGDVTLGRVFNVLGDVIDLDGTMPEGIRRDSIHREAPTFEQLSTEVEILETGIKVVDLLAPYIKGGKIGLFGGAGVGKTVLIQELINNIAQEHSGISVFAGVGERTREGNDLYHEMTDSGVIKQTAMVFGQMNEPPGARMRVALTGLTMAEFFRDEQGQDVLFFMDNIFRFTQAGSEVSALLGRMPSAVGYQPTLATEMGKLQERITSTNKGSVTSIQAIYVPADDYTDPAPATTFAHLDATTNLERKLSEMGIYPAVDPLASTSRALSPEIVGEEHYSVARQVQQTLQRYRELQDIIAILGMDELSDDDKLVVGRARRIQFFLSQNFHVAEQFTGQPGSYVPVKETVKGFKEILEGKYDHLPEDAFRLVGKIEDVIESAKRMGVEI; encoded by the coding sequence ATGAACAAAGGACGCGTTGTTCAGGTTATGGGTCCGGTTGTTGACGTAAAGTTTGAAAGCGGTCATCTTCCAGAGATCTATAACGCATTAAAAATAAATTCTAAAGCGCGTAATGAGTCAGAAGTTGATATCAACTTAACTTTTGAAGTAGCCCTTCATTTAGGTGATGATACAGTTCGGACGATTGCGATGGCTTCTACAGATGGTTTAACTCGTGGATTAGAAGTTACTGATACAGGTGCTCCCATCTCCGTACCAGTTGGAGATGTTACACTTGGTCGTGTTTTCAATGTATTGGGAGATGTCATTGATCTTGATGGCACAATGCCTGAAGGAATTCGCCGTGATTCCATTCACCGTGAAGCTCCAACATTTGAACAGCTTTCAACAGAAGTAGAAATTCTTGAAACAGGAATTAAAGTTGTAGACCTTCTTGCACCATACATCAAAGGTGGAAAAATCGGCCTATTTGGTGGTGCCGGTGTAGGTAAAACAGTTTTAATTCAGGAATTAATCAATAATATTGCTCAAGAACATAGCGGTATCTCTGTATTCGCCGGTGTTGGTGAACGTACCCGTGAAGGTAACGACCTTTACCACGAAATGACTGATTCTGGTGTTATCAAGCAAACAGCGATGGTATTCGGCCAAATGAACGAGCCACCTGGAGCACGTATGCGTGTTGCTTTAACTGGTTTGACAATGGCAGAATTTTTCCGTGATGAACAGGGACAAGACGTTCTTTTCTTCATGGATAACATCTTCCGTTTCACACAAGCAGGTTCTGAGGTTTCAGCACTACTAGGCCGTATGCCTTCTGCCGTAGGTTACCAACCAACCCTTGCTACTGAAATGGGTAAATTACAAGAACGTATTACTTCTACTAATAAAGGTTCTGTTACATCTATCCAAGCAATTTACGTACCAGCCGATGACTATACGGACCCGGCTCCGGCAACAACATTTGCTCACTTAGATGCAACTACTAACCTTGAGCGTAAGCTTTCTGAAATGGGTATTTACCCAGCTGTGGATCCACTTGCTTCGACTTCTCGTGCATTGTCACCTGAAATCGTTGGGGAAGAGCACTATTCAGTTGCCCGCCAAGTACAACAAACATTACAACGTTATAGAGAATTACAGGATATCATCGCAATCCTCGGTATGGACGAATTATCTGATGATGATAAGTTAGTCGTAGGCCGTGCGCGTCGTATCCAATTCTTCTTATCACAAAACTTCCACGTTGCTGAACAGTTTACTGGACAGCCGGGTTCATATGTACCAGTTAAAGAAACCGTTAAAGGCTTCAAAGAGATTCTTGAAGGCAAATACGACCACCTTCCAGAAGATGCATTCCGTCTCGTTGGTAAAATTGAAGACGTAATAGAGAGTGCAAAACGTATGGGCGTAGAGATCTAA
- the atpG gene encoding ATP synthase F1 subunit gamma, producing the protein MASLRDIKSKINSTKKTSQITKAMQMVYSAKWSRGVMSAKAFVPYMEKIREVTASIAHGSKGIAHPMLQARPVKKTGYLVITSDRGLAGAYNSNVLRRVFQTIQSKHKSNDEFAIIAIGRIGRDFFVKRGMNVVQDIVGISDLPVFADIKDIASSTVGMFADGTFDELHLYYTHYVSAIQQDVTGQQLLPLTDIGTSTKLMSYEFEPSAEEILEVLLPQYAESLIYGALLDSKASECAARMTAMKNATDNATELINSYSLIYNRARQAAITQEITEIVGGAAALE; encoded by the coding sequence GTGGCATCATTACGCGATATTAAATCTAAAATAAATTCGACTAAAAAGACGAGCCAGATAACAAAGGCAATGCAAATGGTCTATTCTGCAAAATGGAGCCGTGGAGTTATGAGTGCAAAGGCATTCGTTCCTTACATGGAAAAAATCAGAGAGGTAACAGCCTCGATTGCCCATGGTAGCAAAGGGATTGCGCATCCAATGTTACAAGCCCGTCCAGTCAAAAAAACTGGTTATTTAGTGATAACCTCGGACCGTGGATTAGCAGGTGCATATAACAGTAATGTTTTGCGTCGAGTTTTTCAAACGATCCAATCTAAACATAAATCAAATGACGAGTTTGCCATCATTGCAATTGGTAGAATCGGGCGTGACTTTTTCGTCAAGCGTGGCATGAACGTAGTACAGGACATTGTTGGCATTTCGGATCTACCTGTATTCGCTGATATTAAAGATATTGCGAGCAGTACAGTTGGTATGTTTGCAGATGGAACATTCGATGAACTACATTTATACTACACACACTACGTCAGTGCGATTCAACAAGATGTAACAGGACAGCAGTTGCTACCATTAACAGATATCGGTACTTCTACAAAATTGATGTCTTATGAGTTTGAACCGTCAGCAGAAGAAATATTAGAAGTTCTTTTGCCGCAATATGCGGAAAGCTTAATTTATGGAGCACTTTTAGATAGTAAAGCAAGTGAATGTGCGGCTCGTATGACAGCCATGAAAAATGCAACAGATAATGCGACTGAGTTAATAAACTCTTACAGCCTTATTTACAACCGTGCTCGTCAAGCAGCGATTACGCAAGAAATTACTGAAATCGTTGGCGGAGCAGCAGCATTAGAATAA